A single window of Rhodococcus jostii RHA1 DNA harbors:
- a CDS encoding class I SAM-dependent methyltransferase yields MNGDETVYTHGHDESVLRNHRWRTAENSAGYLLPHLRAGMTLLDVGCGPGTITADLAGLVAPGVVTAVEMNDDALSLARNEFAKRGVPNTLTVVSDVHALNFPDDSFDVVHAHQVLQHVGDPVQALREMKRVCRPGGIVAARDADYGTFTWFPATPELDEWLTLYKNIARANGGEPDAGRRLRAWAHEAGFADVVNTASTWCFSSDEDREWWGGSWADRSLQSNYADRALELGLATEADLERIAAGWRSWVREDDGWFALLHSEILCRVYQRGGKISRRVPEDGTLAP; encoded by the coding sequence ATGAACGGCGACGAGACGGTCTACACCCACGGTCACGACGAATCGGTGCTGCGAAACCATCGGTGGCGCACCGCCGAGAACTCCGCCGGTTATCTGCTCCCGCACCTGCGCGCAGGCATGACGTTGCTCGACGTCGGGTGCGGGCCGGGCACGATCACCGCCGACCTCGCCGGACTCGTCGCACCCGGAGTCGTCACCGCCGTCGAGATGAACGACGACGCGCTGTCCCTCGCCCGGAACGAATTCGCGAAGCGGGGAGTCCCGAACACCCTGACCGTGGTGTCGGACGTCCACGCCCTGAACTTTCCCGACGACAGCTTCGACGTCGTGCACGCGCATCAGGTCCTGCAACACGTCGGTGACCCGGTGCAGGCGCTGCGCGAGATGAAGCGGGTGTGCAGGCCCGGCGGAATCGTCGCCGCCCGCGACGCGGACTACGGCACCTTCACGTGGTTTCCGGCGACACCGGAACTCGACGAATGGCTGACGCTCTACAAAAACATCGCGCGGGCGAACGGTGGTGAACCGGACGCCGGCCGCCGCCTGCGGGCCTGGGCACACGAGGCGGGTTTCGCCGACGTCGTGAACACCGCGAGCACGTGGTGCTTCTCCTCCGACGAGGATCGCGAGTGGTGGGGAGGGTCCTGGGCTGATCGCTCGCTGCAGTCGAACTACGCGGACCGCGCGCTCGAACTGGGGCTCGCCACCGAGGCGGACCTGGAACGCATCGCTGCGGGCTGGCGTTCGTGGGTGCGGGAGGACGACGGCTGGTTCGCGCTCCTGCACAGCGAGATCCTCTGCCGCGTGTATCAGCGCGG